From the Streptomyces sp. NBC_00390 genome, the window GAGTGAGCAGGCGGTACCTGCCGCGCCGGGGCGCGGTGGTGTCCAGGGACAGTGCCGACAGCTGCGCCGGGACGGATACGTCCGGGGGACGGACTCAGCGCAGGATGTCCGGGGCCGGCAGGCCCAGGCGGCGGTCCTCCAGGGCCGGGAACAGCCGCCGGGCGGTGGCGGGCCTCGACACGTCGAGGTCCACCGTCAGCACCTCCTCGTCCGGACCCGCCTCGGCCAGGATCTCGCCCCATGGGTCGACGACGACGCTGTGGCCTGCCTGTTCGACGCCGGCATGGGTGCCCGCGGTGCCGCAGGCAAGGACGTACGCCTGATTCTCGACGGCGCGGGCGCGGGCCAGCAGGGTCCAGTGCTCGCGTCGGCGGGCGGGCCAGCCGGCCGGGACGACGAAGGCCGTGGCGCCCGCACCCACCAGGCCCCGGAACAGCTCGGGGAAGCGCAGGTCGTAGCAGGTGGCGAGGCCGAGGGTGAGGCCGGGCACCTGTACGGTCACCAGTTCCTCGCCGGCGCCCATCATCACGGCTTCGCCCTTGTCGAAGCCGAAGCGGTGGATCTTGCGGTAGGTGCCCGCCGGTTCGCCGGTGGGGGAGATGACGAGAGCGGTGTTGTAGAGGGTGCCGTCCGGGGCCCGTTCGACGATGGAGCCCGCGTGCAGCCAGACGGCGGCGTCGCTCGCGGCCTTCGCCATCG encodes:
- a CDS encoding carbon-nitrogen family hydrolase — protein: MRASLIQIAVDADESVESRRRRAAALVRAQQDAELVILPELWPVGAFAYQQFAEEAEEPGGPTYEAMAKAASDAAVWLHAGSIVERAPDGTLYNTALVISPTGEPAGTYRKIHRFGFDKGEAVMMGAGEELVTVQVPGLTLGLATCYDLRFPELFRGLVGAGATAFVVPAGWPARRREHWTLLARARAVENQAYVLACGTAGTHAGVEQAGHSVVVDPWGEILAEAGPDEEVLTVDLDVSRPATARRLFPALEDRRLGLPAPDILR